The DNA window CtctaaaataatatttatattatagtTTTTAGTATAATTTGAGTACTAACTTagaatatttataaaatgttgAAATAACGTCACACGAACTATTTCAGAGGTCACTCGCTAAATACGTACCTAAAAAGAAGTTAgaatgctcaaaaaaaagagataatATATCAGGAAATAATTCGTATAACAACGTAAAATGTACTTCAGAATATTTATCAAAGTATTCacagttaaagaaaaaagggttacAGTATTGGTATCTATGTAAGTAACTATATAAACAAcgatattataaaaaatatattttaggaATATTTGATTGTTATtgtgaaaaacaaatattttttttaaatattatcgtATACACCATCTTGCAGAGAAATTtcagaatgaaaaaaaggcttttaaaaaaaagtaaacaaaatatttgatattcgtcttattttatttggaTTAATTCCAGTTCTTGGATTAATAATACCTTtattatttaacaaaaagtCTTCTATAATATAAGGCTGTTTCAGTGATTGTGTTGAGTGCTACACATTCAAAAACTAGTTCTTCAAGTAGTCCCAAAGACCATAAGGATGTATATAATGTCCTTTCATTTAGTTAAAGTACATGGAATACTATTTGCACAgtggattttatttttttgtgtgtatcaACAGTTATTGTTTGATGCTTGgttttatatatgttcataaagttataaagaataaaaaattaaaggcaGTTGGAGATAAAATGAGTTTAAAGgaatattatcattttactaagcttcaaatttaaataaatttagagaaagttaaaaatattatctagGAAATACATtatcatataaattatatatgcaaaagtaT is part of the Plasmodium cynomolgi strain B DNA, scaffold: 0760, whole genome shotgun sequence genome and encodes:
- a CDS encoding CYIR protein (putative;~vir-type antigen), whose translation is MYFRIFIKVFTVKEKRVTVLAVSVIVLSATHSKTSSSSSPKDHKDYMEYYLHSGFYFFVCINSYCLMLGFIYVHKVIKNKKLKAVGDKMSLKEYYHFTKLQI